AGGTTTTGAACAACTATCTTCTGAATGTGGATTTGGGTATGGTGGTGGTTTTGGCTGATGTGGTGGGATTGCTCCACGCACACTGCTTGCAGACCCTCTTCTACCAGCAGCACTGCTACAACGAAGCACTGTTGGTGGAGGCCCGATGGTAATGGGCATTGTGGAAAGACCTGATGCAAAGGTAACCGTGGCCCCTCCTCCACGGCCCGGTGTTGTCGCCATCTGGGCACTGCGAGCAGAGCTAGGTCTAGGAAGACTAGCAGGTAGTGACAAGACTGCGCTTACTGCCATCTTTTTACACAACTCTTGTGGAGCGTTCATTGGATAATAGTTCCAAAATAAGTTTTGAGCTTGGACATATCTCCTAGCTCAAATATGCAATTCACTCGGATCAGGTCCATGGTCTTTTTCTTATCCACAATGTTATCTAACGGTCTGATCAATGTTTCTACCCGTAGGCTTATAATACAAATCTTGACGATAAGTCCCTCTTTATTCGTGGAACACTTCTATCTAGCTGGAAATACACAGCATAATGTACGcaatattgtataggcctactgaagaagATGATCATCTCTGATATGACATTCGCATATCGTATACAGGCATTTATGTAGAAAATTGTTTTGCTGTTGGTACTTGGTAGCAATCAATAATATGATGTACAATATATTATTTATAATCGATCGAAGCCCTCAATTGATTTTAGTTATTTACATTACAGCAAAATATTGCACACAACAAGTGTACAGCATGTAATAAGCTGATGTCCTGTAGGCACCAACTTGACTCTGGCTGCGAGTTATTTGGATAACTGCATTCTTCTTTGCCGGAAAATAAAATTGAAAGATATCAATGTTCTCCTTGTGGTTTCAAAAAAACTCCTGAACGAATATTTATAGCAGTCATCATCGTCAGTCAATATTTCGATCCTGGCATGAAATTAATAATATTGTCTACGAGTCTTAGACAAAAATATATAGTCCAAATCGCATTAATCATAGCAAATTTCCCATGTAAAATGTCtcaataaaacatcacaaatGGCAGTTGATCTTCAAATTAACCAACACAAATACAACGTATAGTGCTTAGTAGTCAAATATGATCTCCCAATCGTGTAAATAAATACACAGTATAATGTACATATTACAATTCATTTTACGCCACAGCTACCGATGTCAAAGCTTCATGTTTCTTAGCAACTTGGCACCAGCAGTACGACAGGTGtcttatgaatattcattattTTGCGAACAGCCTCGAACAACATGTAAATTCAATTCTGGTCATAAAACATTATTAATTTCaaatttactttattttattttgtatattatatttaaaactttatatataatatttttgatgattatttaaaagttttcaattgTTATTTGTCATTTATTGAATGTATTCTTTTGAAATTGTCCCAAAATTAAAAACTgtacatatgacctttgacctgtataAACACGATAGCGAAAAAACATGTGTTAACGAGTGATCAAATTCGAGACAAAAGTATACCTATTTTCAGCGTTCAGAATGAGGCCACTAACAGATGAAGAGACTACTCAGTTATTTGACAAATTATCGAAATTGTGAGTGATATTTTAATGTTACGGTGGTATGGCAAATCCttgtattgatgaaataaaatttggTTAGTGGCGAAAGGTTGCCGAATTCTGCAGCCTTTCCATTCATGTGCATGTGATCACGTATGTTATTAATTGtatttagactgcggaactcagtcctcaatgatagtcagtcatttatcttttggtcgttatatgactatcatttgagggactgagttgttataatatatattccgaggtgcaatttcagattagctggggattagtggggcagaggttatctattgaatcctttcatgacctctgaagcatagtcaagtctgccaaggacactcggcacaaattgaaagaccatgtcaactctcgacaaaagaatgcatgcatgtcaggtcatacgacaccaatttggtgtttgttatgacaccaatttggtgtttgttatgctcctcgaaattagtaccttacaGTCTATGTCTGATTAGGTcatgcgccatgaattggggtataggaaaaggtggcggtgttacatttttttattttttcccaaacattttgtcacagatctcaagaatggatagGGGTACTGaactggttttggtcttattttcttGCTAATTTATCTGGCTAAAATTGTGGAAGGTAAAACTTTCATACTATTTGTACTTGTGAGATATTGCCAATCAAAggatgttaaaagggcatttcgtgatccacagcctcatcccccacttttctcaaaaaagttgagatttttatatcactggaaacctctggctacataatgtttatgtacaaaatatttcttgcagattaattcgttttgcaaagatatcgtgaaatttgaatttcgttctggtgcaccagaacgaaattacaacgtattgtctatggagcagtgtaatacacataatcatgcataactcgcaaacgcaaaatcggaatcaactgaaattttgggaatatgcttttttcgtggatatgtactgataaatgtcataaaaagaggatgctaggatcacgaaatactcctttaagtcaggggtggtggagcctacggatgaggagcctacggatgaggcatgtgttaaagtatagggaatattgttttttggtgactcacaaatatattttttactgtaacttcataacccagcaaggtattaagattagggataaccatcaaaatttcatgttgaccctattgctacaaaagattgttttctgagtagaactaatcaacagaagtattttggtggttaaatggtcaaaatcggtcaaaaacttttgaattatgaattatcaaagtttcccattctgaccggtcattggagcgaaataaaatgacaaggtccaaaaatagcagttgggagcaaaattggcataagcatatatttacctttatatatttctttattttaacatatttgcaaacatgaaacaagcatattgtgaaagtatcaaagggtttcttatgaaatggcacttaactagtcactggcataacttatttttttttttttcaaaccaaggcattgaaatcatgcatttagaggacatttgccaaaaatcatccaagatagccgatatggcacaaaatcaaaattgcactaagtaggtgaactttttttcacaaccaagaatttcaatgttattgggtttaatatgaccaattagtaggtgtatgtaaacaaaatcttaagttttgaaggtcattgactcattcacaacaatagagattatcctcatcatgctcatgtgtattcctgtagtattcctcattcaaaccaaagtagcactcaatacattatgagtatctttgttcaaaccaattcaatgcttgacctcggagttacctgcatgactatcgcgggctattttgaaacagttatggttgcacattcaggtacttcttttgaaagtcctaaacaaggtatagccagcagcaagttgtagatgttataggcctaaatataagaaagcgtttagggttaagatcaggtgaacaatacatcgaatgagcacgaaacttcacatttatgttcagaaaggtgtcttcttaacatgatttgaaaggaatataaaaattccaaagggaagctggtgatttaatttgtaactcgagatctacttgttcaattttttaacctttgtacagagggtatgatagaggtattactggcaactctgccaaattacagctcagtaggccacgtttttcacctgatcttaatgatttgaatattttgtgccattcttgagcagtgctaaactcagccactggcaattaagcgcactgtggcgatggaccaattttgactcgcacttacagaaaaacaaaataagttatgttgctgtaatttgcaagatagttacaaaatataattggcagtaacttccccaaattttacagaaaaatattgaaaaataaaagaatgagatcaatttagaaatgtatgtgcaagcggtgcacagttgagctccctgcatgtctatgggagtgttctaatcaagttgatggttcattggtcatccctattaaggtggtattggaggcattataaaagtgctctaaacatgttttaaacagattaattgagtagagcaaaacacacctatcaatatgccttttgtttgaagcagatcggacatacggttttccaaatatatcaatttatattttctttatatcttattgtttttatcaataatcaatatagttaataagctaaaatgactggagaagctcattaacatataatttttgccaatattttgctaaaaatccatgcataaatgttcagggtacttttattttgcatactttttgccctgaaacttggtcaaagtgttcctaatgtgttctaatgtattatataatgaagccgccccctaatttgcatatttgcataattaattagcatttatgcaaattagctcatatcGTGTTAATTTGTTGGCAAGTTTGCATAAGTGTAATCTAGTacgtaaaatactcactttagatactaactagctcgttcacgtagcggttccggtgtcccactggcctactacacactataaacgtagattgcatggcgatcagAGTGTTTATATCGTCAGAGCACCACGGACTATTTAGATACCTGTGTCACTGAtgtacagggccggatttaccttttggggccAGGCCAAAAATTGGAGGTCCCCAGCGCACCGTATTAAGGCATGTGtcctcaagtggccaagtttgaCGATTTTACTGAattttcgcgcgaagcgcgagaaaaaaacttaaaatttagactattttagtccaaattgaagctgaaatttACTATATAACAGGTTAGTGCACAATTTTTGTACCctgttttggcccaaaacatagtGTTTTCGGCTATGAATAGAAAATACACACTGAACAGGGCAATTTTGGATGTGAATTCACTTGGTGATCCagtgatcgagtataaattcagcttgacaactgccTTCACAGCTGttataacaatacatggacacaatcactgacatttacacaacaaatttattgaattatttatgacatgcatcggctggattttacgatcgaggtaaggttttcggcctgtccctgcgtgaatatccttagttttctgCATCAAAGAtgcttgcgatgaccagttttttgcggacactttgataacaggtaacttttatacatcatagggtagaaatgatagctgttcaattttacaaaatatacattttgttataggcataaaatattttgcacaaaaatgtgTTTCTGTACATTATGCAAGTCTTGggatgtaatacacataatgtaTGTCATCCCTCATCCGTGATTGCTCAACTTATTACGCAGTAAGCATCAGCTTTATATTCTGACTAAGACCCAACACTCATGCCCCGGACTCGTGCTGACAGCCAGTTTGGTCACTTCTCACTCActattcaaaatgtgacatgtatGATAACAGTCCCCGTAATGATCTACATTTTTAGCCAACCTTAATTCCGAAACATTTtcgtgatagttaaaaatgcgatccatTTGgctacctttggacgaatttgtccgTGTGTggcgcaagtttgctgacaaggttgcaaaaacttgcgtccagacggATTTTTGTttgtccatctgaaattcacgttCAATCATACCGGGAAATGCTGTGGCATGCCATGATCAGAACGGCAACCTTTGTTGCTACACACGTACCCCGGCCCGGGGTCCCGGGTCTACACCTTTACTCAAATataaaatgttgattgttaaaataaaataaaagtgcattttcgccgtgatatttcATCTTCAGTTGCTAtgacaatttttctcatttccgtgtcagttttggtccaaaaCTTGGTCAGAAACTGCTGGCGCTGCAAAAATATGCGAAATTTTTGTACTtttacttccgcatttctttaattaacgtgttgttgatgctaaGCTAAAACATgtgctgccacaaataatacaaaaaaaggttatcatttgaattttgtctttaaaattgcttttattcatcataACAATAATACTAACAAAGGAAACAGAGATTATTTattagaaaataaacttaaaacattaaaaactgaatattgtcaggttgtgataaataattaaataaacattcacaacctcattaatatacgcgaagcctgtggtccaatcaaaagaaattaattgcCTGACCGCGTACTCATTGCACGGTCATTaaaaactcacaatgactccgggcGCGCAACAatgtcatcagccaaacgggggagaacaTGTATGCTTCAAACGGGGAAGAAGACGTACGAGGCTGAAGTCTACCCCCACAATTTCTCATTTTTttggagaaatacgcacaaaaaaattgcaacaagtgtcaacttgtaatgtaataattattctcttcaaatagagataaacttgtttttgcaatagacttgccctttaagggtttttttttgtccATTCCGCACTTTTATATATTATCAGCCCGTTTGGgggctttttagcccaaattcacacgctttttccagattttttttcagatttgtagGATTTTTTCTTCAGGCCTACTTACATTCCTGTTCTTCACTGCACGTGTGTGTGCATATTTTTTTCTGTCCATATTGTTATTTATTAAATGTTACTGTTGcattttctctctcttttttctAGCATCGGTGAAAATATCCAACTGTTGATTGACAGACCAGATGGCATGTATTGTTTCAGATATCACAGAGACAGAGTATATTATGTGAGGTAAGAACAAGCCTGGAAATGTTCATTTCCAACAGAGGTAACAACATTTCccacaattttgtgtgtatttccgTATTTGACTAAAGCagaatgtcatttgaaatgccaaAATTTCCTAGGAAGGAATATCCTGGATTCCCTACTTTGTTCCAGTCTTGGAaaaaaatgcaaacttgtaagTTGTATGGGGATAAATTTCTCAAGAAGTCCTATGTTGTACCGGTACATACAGGGGTGTCGTTAGACCAATATGATTTGGGGGGTGTACactgtacagcatgttttgccaacggaaatattttgtaaattgtagacccatttttttagccaggatggcgctcaagaatctaaagtGGGGGGGGTAGGAGTCAAaaaattttgcccaatttttgttCAATAGTATAAACTGCTATAACATTTTAACATTAACAATAGGTCTATTATGTACatgtaacaacagcacaatttcgtatCATTTATAGGACTATTGCTATTTGCCGACAATTGCATAGCATTGattacatttgccgacaatcacatgattttgacgacaacagtcaatttttgccgacaaaattttCTATTTGAGGGGTGTCACATACCCCCCCTCTAGCATCGCCCCTGGCTAGTAATCTGGGAGAACAAGGTACATGTATAAACACTTGCTAATTCTGTACTTTTTGTGTATGAGAAAAATACAGACTTTTAAAGGTTCTGGAAAAAATCCTCCAATGTGCAGGATGAAATATTGTAATGAGTAAAAAATGCACTtgattttgtcaagcaaaaacaGTTCTTAACCAACAAACCAGATGAACTTCTTCAACTAACTTAAATCTGTCCACTTTGCATTTCACTTTGTTTCTTCTCTAGTGAAAAGAACATGAAGAGAGCAGCATCTGTAACAAGGAAACATCTGGTCAGTTTTGGGACATGTTTTGGTAAATTCACAAAGACAAAACAATTCAGGTTACATGTAACAGCTTTAGACTACTTAGCTCCATATGCAAAGGTAAGTGGTATACCGTAAAAATTTGATAGTtagtatatgtgcttactatcgagcgctttcgaaaacatgaaattgtaccaaagtttggcgatttaccaactgagctaatgggaatgaaacacaaatttgcagatttacttgttgtatataactatgtgtatcaatgatttgctcaaaaaccctttacacttttgtggatggggctcttcatgtttgcatatttCAAAAGCACTgctagtaagcacatatgctagctatcaagtttttacggtaataCTGTATAACAAGGACATTTTATGGGGGGTTTTATATTCATAGTTAAACTGGCAAccacaaatttttttaaaagaaagtaTTTTAAATCCAagtttatatttcatatttttggaaAGAATTGATACAACCTtcaccttaaaaagttaccttttcagagtctgattACTCTCCTCCAGTCACCTGATGACCACCCggtgggtggtcaagtgtcagcagatcgtCATAGATGGCGGGCCGGTCATATCCggcatccctgttgagtgtaggtCTTTGGGTCTTGGATCTCCAGGGCTTCTCTGATTTTCCTGTTCCAAAAGTTATCCTCCCTTCCAATCACTTCAGCACTGTCCAAATTGATGTTGTGCTTGTGATTGGAAGTATGTTCACCGACCGCTGTCAGCGGGGCTGTGGCCCTAGTGTGTTCCTTGAGTCTAGTGGTGATACAACCTTGTTAAAGTGGAAATACATCTAATGGAATAATTCTTAAAATTTAAacttaaactgactttcagcacaaaaattcaactaacaTCCAATtatcgatgtgtgacacacatcgtcatcaaaagggcaagtccaacataacatcataggacttcttctgatgaagataagtcgtgtcacacatcgaaaattcaattCAAAGTTTAATAGTTGAAttattgtgctgaaagtcagtttaaacttttagaaattgtttatcaccagcacacatgctccaaagtgatattgattaattatttaattggagcaaaacttgggatctccattttcatccctctaaatgccagatcatatcaatcaccagacgtaggaatgcaattcgtcatgattataaaatgaatggtgccATTCTAGACCGTGTTAGTTCCATCAAAGATCTTGGTCTTGATATTTCCTCTTCTTTCACTTGGGTTAATCATATTAACAGGGTTGTTAAAAAGTGCAACAAAAAACTTGGTATGATTAAACGCACCATTGGCTTCAATGCCCCTCGTAATGTATCCAGGACTTTGTACTCAGCCTTGGTTCGTAGTGACTTGGAGTATTGCAGTCCActctggagtggtacctcaaagcgcaacatccagaaagttgagggggtccagagaagggcaactaaattcattttagattaccccgaggctgagtacaaagaaagGTACCGTTAACCGAGCTAACTCTTCttccattaagttttagaagagaatatgttgatctcaatatatttttcaagtgcaatctgggattatatgacatcaatctagatgattatgtagtttttaatggtattaacaaagaccgtcccaccaccagattttcctctgatcctttgttgcAGGTAAATCAGCTTcctaaaactgagtgccacaagatgggcttttttcagcgtatggtgcccatttggaaccagctccctagtattatcagatctacaaattctgttgcttcatttaagcaacaagttttggagttttaccagtccaaatttgctcgcacctttgatgcaacttctgtttgcacttggacctcttttttgtaattgtccaaattgcaggcaaatgtaacttaacctgcatttccccctctaatttatttttcccttcccttctttttggatttggtggggcggtcttagaggtgcctggcacctgttcgcttcagccattcactggactttttaaaacaaatattgttcctttcataataatgtgtaatttttga
Above is a window of Amphiura filiformis chromosome 7, Afil_fr2py, whole genome shotgun sequence DNA encoding:
- the LOC140156856 gene encoding 60S ribosome subunit biogenesis protein NIP7 homolog yields the protein MRPLTDEETTQLFDKLSKFIGENIQLLIDRPDGMYCFRYHRDRVYYVSEKNMKRAASVTRKHLVSFGTCFGKFTKTKQFRLHVTALDYLAPYAKYKVWVKSGSEQSFLYGNHVLKSGLGRITESTEKYQGVVVYSMSDLPLGFGVAAKSTQECRNADPMTILVFHQADIGEYIRNEDNLL